TTGATTTTTAGCATTTTGGATATGAGTGTGGTTTCGCAATTTACCAGATCCTTGCAATGAAATCagttaaatgaaaaaaaaaatatgagattgataaaaaaatatcatcattgtACATTAAAATCTCCAATAATAAACCGTGCAAAGACTATAGAATCATTTGATTACTTATCCTTTGCATAGCATGGTTATGTTCAAAATGAATAAGCATCAAGCCACTTGAAATTTATgtataatcaataatttaatttaaaaataattatgttattcatatctttcaatttattattattctcatactacaaatattttatcatcTCATCTAGACGATACCTACATATATTGAGTGATTGTCGTGCTCCAAGAATTGAAGAAGAATCAAGGACAAAAATGAATGGAGTCGAGAAGAATCAAATACAAAAACGAATGAAGTCAAAAGGAAGGAAAATCTTACAAGATGATTtcaagaattaattaattaataaaataaaaacaaaaagaacaagaaaaagaGAAACTTTCCACTATATATACGCGAATCAatcgaaaaaattaaaaaatgttcCTATATTTAAAACCAGCAACAAGGAAAAATACAAGATTTCATGCATCTCTATTATCCCATATTTAGATAATATCCttatatatactatatatttTTCTGCTacttttttttcttaatataaTATTCACACGCCATCCATTTTCTCGTCAATATCCGACTTCACGTTAGGGAACTACGTAAGTTTAATCCATTTTTTTAAGTCTCAAATCCTTGAATTTAATCCATTTTTGTTCTCTCTTTTTTCTGGGATTGCTgcttattttttcaatgtaaaTGCAGTTTACACATATATTTTGAACCCACCCGGGAATGGATCCTCACGCCAATTTGGTAATCAGAGCatgttaaatatataatttatcacaTGTCTTTTTAGagttatttattgtttatttatttaattaattaatatcttgTTTTGTGTTACAGTGTTGTATTTTGAAGGTGCATAGCCAGTGTGATGCATGTAAATATAAGGCCTTGGAAGTGTTATCTTCCATCGTAGGTAAATATTACTTTACAATTTTATCTCTTTATCGCGTATAAATTTCATTCGACTCAAACCCGAAAAACTCTAGAATCATTGATCCAAAGGTATGATTATGAATGTGACACTTTTTTATTTCTTGCTGATTGATCCTTCACCAACCATGGCAAGGTGTGTACGATGTGACGATCGACGCAGAGACGAAAACGGCGAAAATCATGGGCGAAGTTAATCCGAACAGATGCATAAAAGCCTTAGCAAGATGCGGGCAGCATGCAGAACTTGTATGGGCTAAGGTCAACCACCCAAGATTGAATAAAATGGGTGGTCCGTATAATGATTATCGTTATAATAATTGTTATGATAATTACAATGATCATTATGGATACCAACCTTATTACAACAGCCACCGGAGATTGTTGCCGGAAGGGATGTGGCACGAGGGAAGCCTCCGTTATCCGGTGAGGAATGTGATGCCACTGCCGGAATATTCCTACAACACCAACAACTACTATTACGATCACGGGCAGAGGTATAGGCAGCCGATGGACTATAATCCCTATCTTGACCATGAATCTATGAATTATTGCAATATAATGTGACCattatgtttttatatttttttagctgAATATATACTTGGTACatggaaaaaataaatagtaataAATATGTTATCTAAAGTAATACATAATGTGCTTTCATGGATGTGTGTTAATCatgaaaataatttgattttatacGACTAGTAATTTGAAAGGACAGATGAAGATTTTCGACTATTTTCTTAActcataaattattataattccaGTTCAAGAATTTCTTTCGAAGCTGATCGATGAAGTGATATTTAACTACacttgaaagtttatttttattaatttttggaaagtataattttaataaaaataataataaagaaacaTTAATTGTGATACCTTTGttccacatcttaaaaattaaatatttaaaatgagtttataatggcttacaatggacttctatagcaatttGGGTTAATAATTTTGTAACTTTGGGTTAATAATTTTGtaaaagcgaggacgaatacgaaataGTTGCTATAGTGATCCATTATGCAATCATACAGGTGCGGGCATGGGCTCATGGGCGTGACATTAATGAATTCCCTTGTCcttgaaaattttgttaaatatgaaaatatcatGATCCAATCAATCATGGACTAAGATGGGAAAAGACCGCATATTGAACAAAGTATGTCTCCACTACTTAATTTTTTGGACAAGTTGATCACACTGATGGGACTCATATAGCAATAAAGAAAATTATCCTTCTATATGTATAGATAATCTTTTGTGTGATGTTAACACGGCATCGGACACGTCAACAATTTCAAGTGCTACATCATCATCTTTTGACGTCACTCAGGGgggaaaaatgactaaataaATATAAGAACGACCAACTTATTGTATTGAAACTACAATTTGAAAACTTTCAGAATGAACAAATGTAGGATCAAAATTGTAATATCCTCTCGGCCGATAACATCAAAACACGTTATTCGGTCTTGACAATCAATTGAGTGCATGGCCTGCCTTGCATGTGAAGTGTCTGTTTATTTTGGATGAAAGGCAACCCTTGGTGGGCAAGTTTTTACATGAAAGAAAGACCCCTCCATCACCTTCTATACAACCTTTATTTTCAAGCACTTGTAAAGTTCGGAAAGCTGCTTTTGATCAAATCTAAGGATATGATAATTAGAAAGATCGTTTTGCATGAAATTATTTTTCAGATCTAAGTATAATTTGACATATATCTGTTTCTTACGATATTAATGTGAGAGAAGAGACTATTGCatgaaatttttaagttttagtgaGTGTAGAGAGGTATAACTAGTCTCTAAATTTGACTGGCTTTTTTTTACAATCTAACAGATCCAGTGGAGACTGGGTGGGGCCTCTTCCACACGGGACTCCCGGATCACTATGGCCGACTTTCGTCTCTGTTCGAATTAAAAGAAAGTTTCCCTCATAGCCGCTTACGCCCCTTAGATTACTTATAAAAGTATAGATACAGAGCATTTCCAATAATGAATTGACAAAATTAGTCTTATGTACTCGTTTTATGTGTACATCATGAAACACGATATGTGTGTTTTTGTAAAGTTGTTTATTTGTTAGGCATAGATGATGCAAAACCAAATTATTAGTTTAACCTACCAAATTTATAGCATATGTATGTGACTTCCAAATTCAAATATACCCCAATatttcaattcaaatcaattaaCTTCTCATTTTTTCAAAGACTCGTCTTCTATGCATCAAAATAGATCAGTTTTGCTGAAATACAAGTAGCAACTCTTATATACGTCaagaaaaacaaagaatttTGTGGATAGAGGGCAATGTTCTTCCAATTGTGAATTGAAAAACTAGCCTTTCATCATCAATTTGATGTGTAAaccataatatatcacatagaTATTTCGGTTAATCTATTTATACGTTAGGGAGataaatggtaaaaaaaataatttaattaagaaattatttgcaCCTTAATTCATTGTCATTAATCATCTTTTAATGACACCATAATCTTCATCTTAAAAAATATGATTGTTTCTCTATGGTGCATTTAGTATTGGAAGgtattcaattctttcatttaaaTTGGTGAGTGCCGTTTAATAACTAATTagaacatctttattttatttatttatttatagttcATTACTATCGATGATTTTAATCGAGTTTTGATATTCTttctaattaaatttcttgaagactctaaaataaaattctaattgTGAATTTAATACATACAAAAAATCAAAGTAAGATGGAATAACTCAAAAGTTATATATATTAGTAAAATAAGTCgatatcattaatttttttttattattaattaattttcgaACTTCCTTAAAATtaatatgatgacatgaatgTCATTCATATATCTTGATTAGTTTGCATTTTGATGCTCTAAGTTGGTGTTAATTGATTTCAATCGATAGATTATAAAAATAATGCTAATAATAATTATAGATAGTGAGCAAGTCCTTAGGATAATACTACATAAAGTAAATGAATTactctacaaaaaaaaattaaatattaaccggCAGAAACtattatataaacaaaattgGAAGAAACAAGTTGcaatgaataaatatttcatgctttaatttaattagttttaTGTTATTTTCGGTTTATTTTCGTAAAATTTACATCATCTATTTCTCTTCAGATATTAGTAAAATATAAGTTGTATAGTTACTTTTCTTACATTATGATGCGTGGatggataaatattttttttttttgaatatatttCAATCGATATTGTTTTATACGTGTTATGCTCATTATCATTTGTTaataacataaattttataGATTGAATTTtaaccatatatatattttttaatttatattatatctaAGTGCATCACACGTAcgatattattataaatatgtgaatGTAATTaaccattaattaaataaaaatacatctgATCAAGAAATGACGACTAAAAAGATATATTGGGTGTAGTGCACCCCACGAAGTCTATGTATCCATACTTCTGCGATTACTCGGTACACATCCGAAAGGGTATAAACGAATCCATCGATCTTGATGTAATTTATGATGTTTCTATTCTTAAATTCTACGGAAGATTAATGGGTTCAATCTCTTGTCTTTCTAAAGTTGATATATTAGTCGTGGATGGTTCTATAATCATGGTGTCATGTGTTGCTTTTACTGGTTTTCATTTACTGATGCTCGAGTATGTCTGTTAACTTTTCATGATGATCATCTTTTCTGTCTGCAGATGTGGATTTTTCGTGAAGGAGCTGAGAAATTTTAGTCCAGGAAAAGAGCAGAGAGTTTGATAACACAGATGCCGGCCCAGACGTATTTCCCTCTTTGGTGGGAGAGCACCGGAGATCAATGGTGGTATGCTTCGCCAATAGATTTTGCTGCAGCCAATGGACAGTATGACTTAGTACGGGAGCTCCTCCGCCTCGACGGCAATCACCTAATAAAACTAACCTCCCTGCGCAGAATCCGCCGCCTTGAAACCGTGTGGGACAACGAAGAACAGTATCATGATGTCGCCAAGTGCCGATCCCAAGTGGCAAGAAAGCTACTATTGGAGTGTGAGATCAAGAAAGGCAATAACTCACTCATTGGGGATGGTTACGGAGGATGGCTTCTGTACTCTGCTGCCTCTGCAGGGGACTTGAGTTTTGTGCAAGAATTGCTTGAAAGGGACCCTCTTCTGGTATTCGGAGAAGGAGAATATGGAGTCACTGATATTCTGTATGCGGCTGCGAGGTGCAAGAATTTTGAGGTTTTTAGGGTGGTTCTTGATTTTGCTGCCACACCGAGGATTACTGCAAGTGATTGGACGGGGGAGGTCCCTTCTGCGTATAAGTTCGAGATAATGAATAGAGCTCTTCATGCTGCAGCTAGAGGAGGCGATTTGAGGTTACTGAAGGAGCTTCTCCGTGATTGCTCCGATGATGCGTCGTCATATAGAGACAACAAGGGTGCAACTATCTTACATGCAGCAGCCGCCAAGGGTCAGGTCGAGGTCAGAACTCGAATTTCATCTCTACACACACTTTCTTTCTTGATCTTTTTGACTTTTCGAACACGCACTGGCTCGGCTTGAATCCATCGGTTGCCCCCAAACTTCTGTGTATTTCAGATTGTCGAAGACAACGCCATAACACGTGAACTTATCGACTATGCGGACAATGAAGGCAATACGGCATTGCATGTAGCTGCTCACAGAGGTCAGCTAGCTGTTGTCGAGGCTTTAATTCTTGCATCACCGGCATCGATCCACGCCAGAAACAGTAATGGAGAGACATTCCTACATGCTGTTGTTACTGGTTTTCAAACACCTAGTTTTCAGAGATTGGATCGCCAGACAGAGCTCATGAAACATTTGTTGAGTGGGAAGATTTTTGGTATCGAAGATGTCATCAACGCGAAAAACAACGATGGCAGAACCGTGCTTCATTTAGCCATCATAGGGATCATTCATTCTGACATAGTGAAACTACTCATGTCTGTCAGCTGTGTTGATAAGGACATCCGTGATGTAAATGTGATGACTCCAATAAATATTCTCAAGAAACGGGCTCGTTCTACATCGTCCGAACAGGTAACCAGGCAAGTTATATCAGGTGGTGGGATTTTTGAATCTCGGGACTATTCGGCTAGAAAAGTAATTGCATCCCACATAAAGAAGCAAAGCATAGGAAATAGTCCAGGGACTTCATTCAGGATCAACGACACTGAAATTTTCTTGTGCACGGGAGCAGTGAATACATCAGAAGCCACTCGTTCCGCAGCAGGATTGACCATTTTATTTACAGATCACAGCCAACATGACTCGAGCATGGAAACTCATAGTTCTCCCAAAATCCACAAGTCCGGTTATGTGAATTTTGCATCAAGACGGATCAAACGCTTACTTCATTGGCCGAAGATAAGGAACAGAACCTCAGAAATGTCCCTGAAGAAATTGGTAGATGGAACAAATTCTGTAAGCACTTCAGAAGAAATTCCGGTTCCTTTGAGGCAGAGATTTTCAAAACCATCACCACTTCCTAATAACAAACGAGCACTTTCGGTGAGGAGCAATCAGCCAAGTCCAACTGCGAAGAAAAAACTAGCTACAGGGACGATCCATGGTGCGATGCAGGCCATTCCACATTATATAGCTTCTCGCAGATCACGTTCTAGCTCTTTCTCGAAATTATCCATGTCCTCACAAAGTTCTCTCGATGCACAACAGGGTGCCCAGATTGAGAATGAGATTGCAAGACACATCGGCTGTAATGTTCTGAATGAAAATTCGAATCCTAGACATACACGTTTGGTGAACAAGAGGTTTCTAAACCAATACTTGTGCTTCGGTGGCGCCGGCCAACCTGTGGAGGCTCCCGTTTCTGGTTTACAACCATATGAAGCTTACGAACGCTCCATGCTATCAACAGCTTGATCAAATAGCCCAAATGAGAACTTTGTAAAACTGTGGAGAGTAACAAGTCTGCTCTTTCTGTCTGTTAATAGATATATAAAGTTCTGTTCCTTCTTGTGCTTAAACCCCTTCTCATCATCTTTAAGGTAATTCAAAATGTACGACACCCACGAGCAAAAATGATTCCTTGCATGTTTTGGGATCTTGAAAATGAAAATTGTTATGTTCCTTTTATGTTTTCAatcatctcaatgtcatctatcaataataaatatcgAATAGAATCTTTATTTCGATCTGAATTTGCTGGTTGAATCCCAACTTCGTAACATCGGGCTCAGCCCATAGAAGCAAGCTCTTTTATTTTCTAGATAAACTAGATATCTTTTCAAAATGAAGTCAGTTAGATAAGAACAGAGATCAATTTAAATTGTAAGCATTGTTCTTTAAGATCTCCAATAATAAACATTGCAAAGACAACATAATCATGTAGTAGTCGAACTCCAAGAATTAATGAAGAATGGGGGATGATGAGAAGGGGTTTAAGCACAGGAAGGACAGGGAATAGTGTCATTGGTTAGCATATAATAAATGAAGAAAGTATGTTTTTCTCAGGTAAAAACAAAGTACAATCAATCTCAAGGTAGCACAAAGGAACTGACAAAAAATTTCATTCATCTTCAGAAAAAgttttgtaagttttacatttctATCTACTTTCTGTTTCAACTCCTAAATCAGAGAATGATACagaacaaaaacacaaaatttgtACCTGTCAAAAAGTTTGCTGAAGATGCACAAAATCAAAAGTATCAACCAAATCAGACTCTTTTGGCTGGGGAACAATCCTCTCAATAATGCGGCTAAAACTTTCACGACTAACCATGGTATCCAGCACTTTATCTTCCATAATAGTATCCCGTGAAGATGCGTCCCCAACATTCCCCGAGAAAATCATCTCTGAAATGCGGTCTTTGGTCACCTGCCTTGCATATTTCTTCATCTCCACTGAAGTCACTAAATGATAAACATAAACTATTTTTTCCTGCCCCAGCCTGTAAGCTCTGCTTATTGCCTGCCTTTCAAAGGATGGGTTCCACACAACATCCAACAGCACAACCCTTGATGCGCCAACCAGGCTTATTCCTTCCGCACAAGCCCTTTGTGATGCCAACATTACTTTGGCCGAACTACATTTTTCATTGAAGCGATTGATGGAAAATTGTCGCTGCATTTCGTCGAGTTTTCCATCCATGTAAATCACTTCCCTCCCTTCGATCCAGGATAAATGGGTTTCTAGCAGATGTTGAATGTGGAGTAAAGGGTCAATATATTGGCAGAAAATCAAAACCTTTTCTTTGAGTACAGCAGCAAGCCGGATAAGTTCAATAACAAACTGGGTTTTTGCTCCAGAGTTGGGGTCTGTTTTCCTGCGTTCTAGCTTTCTTCTGAAATTGGAAAATTCTGGATACTTGGAGACAAGTGACGGATGAACTGATATCAAGGATACCATGTAATCTTGTTCTAAGAACTTGTTGATCCGTGCGACGTTTTGAAGTAGGCTAGTTTGCATGTCTGTAGGCTTCAAAAGAATTAAAGAGTGCCTCAAACCTGGGAGAGTTTCTTGAAGTATACAGCCTTTGTGAACATGGACAAACGGGTGGATCATCGATTGAATCTTCTTTAATTCATCTTCAGCTCTGCTTTTCTTGCTGATAGAACTAAGTAGATACTCCCATTCCCCTTTTGCTGTATCCCCCCTTCGCGTTTTCCGAGTCAGTTTTCCAATTCTACGCTTGATCTGACTAGAAAATCCTGGATTCACCAGACACAGTGTATTGTAAAGTTCAGAGAAATTATTCTGAAAAGGTGTCCCCGATAGAATTATACGCCTTTGGGTGGTTACTTTTGTCAAGGCCTTCCACATTAAGCTTTGGCTGTTCCTAGGGGTATGCCCTTCGTCCAGAACTAAAAGACCTGGCATTTCCAGGAGTATTTTCCTGAATTGTTCGTTTCCTCTTTTCTTCTCATGTTCTCCAGCAAGTTTCTCGAACAACTGGTAGCTAATTCCTAACACACTTCCACCCTTTTTCCAGGAGAAAAGCTTCACTAAACGAATAAAATCCCTGCTTGTTTTATGGTCTACCGTATGACCAACAACATTAGCAGCCATCGAGGTTTCTAGGGTAGATAACTTGGTTTCATTCATGTTGTGGAATGGTAAGTCAACCTTCCattttttgaattcttgttccCAGGTGATGAGCATGCCTCGTGGAGCTATGATCACGGGACAACATGTCGGGTATAGCTTCAAAAATGTTTGGATGAATACTATGGTGAGTCGTGTTTTGCCAGTGCCAGGGGCGTGCGAGATTATGCAGCCTCTACCGCTTTCAGCAGGCAGCCTCTCTAGTCTTTTGATGTCGGTATCTCCAGCAATGTTCCGCCACATGACCTTAAAGCCTTCAATTTGATGTGGATACATTTCTTCGGCGCCTTGAGGAATTAATTCCATGACTGTGTTTTTGAGATGAATACCACAATCCAGATTTCCACTAGATGTTCCATGAAGCTCGATATCATCAATGACAGAATCATCCTTTGATTCGTTGCCTTTCTTTCCCCGTTTCTCCACGTGTTCCACATACTACAGGAGAGAATTGGACATTTAAACAcccaaaataaaattcaaggaaGATAAATAGTTTATATATAACATGTATTCAAATGCATCATGCTCATATAAAATTAGACAAATGGGACAAAGGGCAAGTTGATAAACTTACAAAAGGCGGTAAGACGTATTTTATTTCCAGTATCACGTCGGAACAGTATTTGCACCTGATGCCTATTTCATCATCAAGATAAACATTATGCTTCCCTCGACCGCATTGCGCTGCTGGACTTTTATCAATCTCTTGGCAGATACTATCATCTTTATCAGCCTGTAAAGGAAGTTGTGCAATAAGCTTCTATTCATGGACATCAATTGTAAGACGAAACAACATATAAAATTACATCGCAACCAAGAAGGAAAGCAGTTCAAGGCCATCGAGTATGGGCACCCCATCCTCGACTTTTGGCAGTTTGATACACACGTCTAAGATCCGCCAAAATTCCTATATTTGTTCGAGCATAAAAGTCAGGTGCTATGTTTCTAAATGAGtacaaatcatttaattttttcatatgaTCCACCGAGTATATCTGTAGCATAAGTTACCACAACACAGTTTATTATTGCCACAATCCAATCTAGATATCAAGAATAAATAAACACAAAGTAAGTTAAGAATTTGGGAGATATCAATCTGCACCTTTGAAATATCTGTGCTGCCATCACCAGATTCCCATAATCCCATCTCTAAATCACAGAAAAGAGAATCGATTTCTGTCTCCCAATCCGATTTCTTCGGTAAACAAGGCTCATCATCCTCAAACCTGAACTTCAACGGCAATGTTTCTTTACTCAATTCATTCTCCACAACAGAATCTGGTTTTTCTTCATGTGAACCCCTTTCATCCCATATACAATCCACCAACTTCTCCATCAAGTCCGGTTCATTAGCCAAACGAGCCTTTTTCTTGGCTGGTCTCCCCAACTTTATTGGGGCACTTGATGCATCACAGAAAAGAGAATCGATTTCCGCCTCCCAATCCGATTTCTCCGGTAAACAAGGCTCATCATCCTCAAACCTGAACTTCAACGGCAATGTCTCTTTACTCGAATCATTCTCCGCAACAGAAACTGGTTTTTCTTCACGTGAATCCCTTCCATCCCATATACATTCCACCAACTTCTCGATCAAGTCCGGTTCATTGGGCAAACGAGCCTTTTTCTTGGCTGGTCTCCCCAAAATTTTTGTGCCACTTGATGCCTTCTTTGTCATACTTACACTCTGATAATAACTGCCAACTTTATAGTCCTCGTCAAGATTATGATCGTCCTCATGGCTGCTGGATTCCGATTCCGAGTTCTCGGAACCCTCCGAATCAACAGAAACATTTGAACTCCTCTGGATTTCATTGTTAACAAATGTCTCATCCCCTGATGAACCGACATACACTACATCTTGATTGCTGGTTTCGTGTTTCACATCAGTTGACGCATTGCCGATAGCATCACTTCTTTTACCTTCCTTCTTTTTAATCTCATTGTGTTTATTTCTGTAAAAGGAGTCCCAAGCACTTCTGGTTCTCCTAGACACACAACTCAAACTAGGAGTGACGGGTGCCATCTTCTGTCCGTAAAGAGACATCAAGAACACATAACTACATCgttaaaaatcagaaaaaacccaaaaaaaagttttctttttttgtatatatatatatatatgatcaaaCCGAACAGAGA
The Primulina huaijiensis isolate GDHJ02 unplaced genomic scaffold, ASM1229523v2 scaffold4153, whole genome shotgun sequence genome window above contains:
- the LOC140969404 gene encoding SNF2 domain-containing protein CLASSY 3-like; protein product: MAPVTPSLSCVSRRTRSAWDSFYRNKHNEIKKKEGKRSDAIGNASTDVKHETSNQDVVYVGSSGDETFVNNEIQRSSNVSVDSEGSENSESESSSHEDDHNLDEDYKVGSYYQSVSMTKKASSGTKILGRPAKKKARLPNEPDLIEKLVECIWDGRDSREEKPVSVAENDSSKETLPLKFRFEDDEPCLPEKSDWEAEIDSLFCDASSAPIKLGRPAKKKARLANEPDLMEKLVDCIWDERGSHEEKPDSVVENELSKETLPLKFRFEDDEPCLPKKSDWETEIDSLFCDLEMGLWESGDGSTDISKADKDDSICQEIDKSPAAQCGRGKHNVYLDDEIGIRCKYCSDVILEIKYVLPPFYVEHVEKRGKKGNESKDDSVIDDIELHGTSSGNLDCGIHLKNTVMELIPQGAEEMYPHQIEGFKVMWRNIAGDTDIKRLERLPAESGRGCIISHAPGTGKTRLTIVFIQTFLKLYPTCCPVIIAPRGMLITWEQEFKKWKVDLPFHNMNETKLSTLETSMAANVVGHTVDHKTSRDFIRLVKLFSWKKGGSVLGISYQLFEKLAGEHEKKRGNEQFRKILLEMPGLLVLDEGHTPRNSQSLMWKALTKVTTQRRIILSGTPFQNNFSELYNTLCLVNPGFSSQIKRRIGKLTRKTRRGDTAKGEWEYLLSSISKKSRAEDELKKIQSMIHPFVHVHKGCILQETLPGLRHSLILLKPTDMQTSLLQNVARINKFLEQDYMVSLISVHPSLVSKYPEFSNFRRKLERRKTDPNSGAKTQFVIELIRLAAVLKEKVLIFCQYIDPLLHIQHLLETHLSWIEGREVIYMDGKLDEMQRQFSINRFNEKCSSAKVMLASQRACAEGISLVGASRVVLLDVVWNPSFERQAISRAYRLGQEKIVYVYHLVTSVEMKKYARQVTKDRISEMIFSGNVGDASSRDTIMEDKVLDTMVSRESFSRIIERIVPQPKESDLVDTFDFVHLQQTF
- the LOC140969420 gene encoding uncharacterized protein; its protein translation is MPAQTYFPLWWESTGDQWWYASPIDFAAANGQYDLVRELLRLDGNHLIKLTSLRRIRRLETVWDNEEQYHDVAKCRSQVARKLLLECEIKKGNNSLIGDGYGGWLLYSAASAGDLSFVQELLERDPLLVFGEGEYGVTDILYAAARCKNFEVFRVVLDFAATPRITASDWTGEVPSAYKFEIMNRALHAAARGGDLRLLKELLRDCSDDASSYRDNKGATILHAAAAKGQVEIVEDNAITRELIDYADNEGNTALHVAAHRGQLAVVEALILASPASIHARNSNGETFLHAVVTGFQTPSFQRLDRQTELMKHLLSGKIFGIEDVINAKNNDGRTVLHLAIIGIIHSDIVKLLMSVSCVDKDIRDVNVMTPINILKKRARSTSSEQVTRQVISGGGIFESRDYSARKVIASHIKKQSIGNSPGTSFRINDTEIFLCTGAVNTSEATRSAAGLTILFTDHSQHDSSMETHSSPKIHKSGYVNFASRRIKRLLHWPKIRNRTSEMSLKKLVDGTNSVSTSEEIPVPLRQRFSKPSPLPNNKRALSVRSNQPSPTAKKKLATGTIHGAMQAIPHYIASRRSRSSSFSKLSMSSQSSLDAQQGAQIENEIARHIGCNVLNENSNPRHTRLVNKRFLNQYLCFGGAGQPVEAPVSGLQPYEAYERSMLSTA